One genomic window of Mesorhizobium loti includes the following:
- a CDS encoding transposase has translation MTLPPTDSLEGLSLAELRGLVSALIGEVRGLQGRVESLEIENQALRAENQTLKDEIARLKDLPPRPPVKPTKPSGMEKATQPTSGKGKRRRRGAKRDGGRVSREVTVAVSAPAGSRFKGYETILVRDLALSAEVVRYRRERWVTPTGETMVAPLPAGIIGGWGANLRRFILACHIQGQVTTERLTALLTGIGVDISKRQVVRLISEGLEAFAAEDRDVLRAGLATAPWITVDDTSARHAHQDGYTTQIGDRRFTAFRTGRSKSREAFLATLRAGHSDYFINEEALAYMRGRNLAGPVIARLAAAPHKAFADSAAWQAHLAALGLDQLAVEPNPVRIATEGAMWGAIRHHGFLGDTVVVSDDAGQFRIGDHALCWVHAERLVHKLIPVTPDQRQAVDIMRQLIWWFYRDLKSYQRAPCPRHAAALRARFERLFKRRTGYVMLDRLLARLHRRKHELLRVLDRPEIPLHTNGSENDIRTFVTKRKISGGTVSEAGKNARDVLLGLMKTCIKLDVSFFRYLGDRLGIPTQESIPPLPDLVRQAAQA, from the coding sequence GTGACGCTACCACCGACTGATTCGCTTGAAGGCCTGTCGCTCGCGGAACTCCGCGGGCTGGTTTCTGCGCTGATCGGCGAAGTGCGCGGTCTTCAAGGCCGGGTCGAGAGCCTTGAGATCGAGAACCAGGCGCTACGCGCCGAGAACCAGACCCTGAAGGATGAGATCGCCCGGCTGAAGGACCTGCCGCCGCGTCCCCCGGTCAAGCCGACCAAGCCATCGGGCATGGAGAAGGCGACGCAGCCGACATCTGGCAAGGGCAAGCGCCGCCGGCGCGGCGCCAAGCGCGACGGCGGTCGCGTGAGCCGCGAGGTGACGGTTGCGGTGAGCGCTCCTGCGGGCTCTCGCTTCAAGGGGTATGAGACGATCCTGGTGCGCGATCTGGCGTTGTCGGCCGAGGTGGTGCGCTATCGCCGCGAGCGCTGGGTGACACCGACCGGCGAAACGATGGTGGCGCCCTTGCCGGCGGGGATCATCGGCGGCTGGGGCGCGAACCTGCGCCGCTTCATTCTGGCCTGTCACATTCAAGGCCAGGTGACGACGGAGCGGTTGACGGCGTTGTTGACCGGGATCGGGGTCGACATTTCGAAGCGCCAGGTGGTGCGGCTGATTTCGGAGGGCCTGGAGGCCTTCGCGGCGGAGGACCGTGACGTGCTGCGCGCCGGGCTGGCTACGGCGCCCTGGATCACCGTCGATGATACGTCGGCGCGCCACGCCCACCAGGACGGCTACACCACCCAGATCGGCGATCGCCGCTTCACCGCGTTCCGCACCGGGCGATCGAAGTCACGGGAGGCGTTCCTGGCGACGCTGCGTGCCGGGCACAGCGATTACTTCATCAATGAAGAGGCCCTGGCCTATATGCGCGGCCGCAACCTCGCCGGTCCGGTGATCGCGCGGCTAGCGGCTGCGCCGCACAAGGCATTTGCCGACAGCGCCGCATGGCAGGCGCATCTGGCCGCACTCGGCCTCGACCAGCTCGCGGTTGAGCCCAACCCAGTCAGGATCGCCACCGAAGGGGCGATGTGGGGAGCGATCCGCCACCACGGCTTTCTTGGCGATACCGTGGTCGTGTCCGATGATGCCGGCCAGTTCCGCATCGGCGACCATGCTCTGTGCTGGGTCCACGCCGAGCGGCTCGTCCACAAATTGATACCCGTGACCCCGGATCAACGTCAGGCCGTCGACATCATGCGCCAGTTGATCTGGTGGTTCTATCGCGACCTCAAGAGCTACCAGCGTGCTCCTTGTCCGCGCCACGCGGCGGCCCTGCGCGCCCGCTTCGAGCGCCTGTTCAAACGACGAACCGGCTACGTCATGCTCGACCGGCTTCTTGCCAGGCTGCATCGCCGCAAGCATGAACTCCTGCGCGTTCTCGATCGTCCCGAGATCCCGCTCCACACCAATGGTTCGGAAAACGACATCCGCACCTTCGTCACCAAGCGCAAGATCTCCGGCGGAACCGTCAGCGAGGCAGGCAAGAACGCCCGCGACGTCCTGCTCGGCCTGATGAAGACCTGCATCAAGCTCGACGTCTCATTCTTCCGCTATCTCGGCGACCGCCTCGGCATACCAACACAAGAGTCGATTCCGCCGCTCCCGGATCTCGTTAGGCAAGCCGCTCAAGCCTGA
- a CDS encoding IS1634 family transposase, producing MFVVERVARGHRYLYLVESVRDGKTVRQRTIKALGRKDALVASGELDRLAASIARHGERSLILSDIDAGRIASRRIGGPLLFGRLWERLGIGEVLEEVLEGRQFGFAVERAVFVGTLHRLFVSGSDRDCANWMADYGIEGAEGLALHHFYRAMAWLGEELGEKAQGALVARCVKDAIEEKLFARRQDLFTDLSLVFMDTTSLSFHGAGGETLGKRGHSKDFRPDLAQMILALVVDAEGRPICTEMVPGNTADVTVLLPVVDRLRTRFGVTRACVVADRGMISADTIAALEKLGMEYIRGARERSSSVIHNVVLNDAAPMVPLVLERQRGETQLWVKEVKVGKDRYIVSRNDAEAEKDKADRQAIIAGLEAQLKKGDKALVGNSAYRRYLKASGKNFKIDVGKLAEEARYDGITVVRTNAKVTPLQAVLRYRDLLEVESLFRAAKATFNTRPIFHQSDAAIRGHVFCSFLGLVLSKELRRLCRAKGLTPEGQPLLRDLDRLQEATIEKDGRIVTTRTHVTGQVGNVFKASGIALPHNLDEQLA from the coding sequence ATGTTTGTCGTTGAGAGAGTCGCGCGCGGCCACCGCTATCTTTACCTCGTGGAAAGTGTCCGCGACGGCAAAACCGTTCGCCAGCGCACGATAAAGGCGCTGGGCCGCAAGGATGCGCTGGTTGCCAGCGGCGAACTTGACAGATTGGCGGCCTCGATTGCGCGCCATGGCGAACGCAGCCTCATCCTGTCCGACATTGACGCGGGGCGAATTGCCTCTCGCCGCATCGGCGGTCCGCTGTTGTTCGGGCGGCTGTGGGAGCGGCTCGGGATCGGCGAGGTGCTGGAAGAGGTGCTGGAAGGGCGCCAGTTCGGCTTTGCGGTGGAACGGGCGGTGTTCGTTGGCACGCTGCATCGGCTGTTCGTCTCGGGCTCGGACCGCGACTGCGCGAACTGGATGGCCGATTATGGTATCGAGGGCGCCGAGGGTCTGGCGCTCCATCACTTTTACCGGGCAATGGCGTGGCTGGGCGAGGAACTCGGCGAAAAGGCGCAAGGCGCGCTGGTGGCGCGCTGCGTGAAAGACGCGATCGAGGAAAAGCTCTTCGCGCGCCGGCAGGACCTGTTCACCGACCTCAGCCTTGTGTTCATGGACACCACCTCGTTGTCCTTCCATGGCGCGGGCGGCGAGACGCTGGGCAAGCGCGGGCATTCCAAGGACTTCCGCCCCGATCTGGCGCAAATGATCCTGGCGCTGGTCGTTGATGCCGAGGGCCGGCCGATCTGCACCGAGATGGTGCCCGGCAACACCGCTGACGTGACCGTCCTGTTGCCGGTGGTCGATCGGCTGCGAACGCGCTTCGGCGTCACACGCGCCTGCGTTGTCGCCGATCGCGGCATGATCAGCGCCGATACCATCGCCGCGCTCGAAAAGCTGGGCATGGAATACATTCGGGGGGCCCGCGAACGCTCGAGCAGCGTGATCCACAACGTCGTGCTCAATGACGCGGCACCGATGGTTCCGCTCGTTCTCGAGCGCCAGCGCGGTGAAACTCAGTTGTGGGTCAAAGAGGTCAAGGTCGGTAAAGACCGCTATATCGTCAGCCGCAATGACGCCGAGGCCGAGAAGGACAAGGCCGACCGCCAGGCGATCATCGCCGGCCTCGAGGCACAGCTCAAGAAGGGCGACAAGGCACTGGTCGGCAACTCGGCCTACCGGCGTTACCTCAAGGCCAGCGGCAAGAACTTCAAGATCGATGTCGGCAAGCTTGCCGAGGAAGCCCGCTACGACGGCATCACCGTGGTGCGGACCAACGCGAAGGTGACCCCGCTCCAGGCCGTGCTGCGGTATCGCGATTTGCTCGAGGTCGAGAGCCTGTTCCGCGCCGCCAAGGCAACCTTCAATACCCGGCCGATCTTCCACCAATCCGATGCCGCCATCCGCGGGCATGTGTTCTGCTCGTTCCTGGGGCTCGTACTCAGCAAGGAACTGCGCCGCCTCTGCCGGGCCAAAGGCCTGACGCCCGAAGGGCAGCCGCTCCTACGCGATCTCGACCGCCTCCAGGAAGCCACCATCGAAAAGGATGGTCGCATCGTCACCACCAGAACCCACGTTACGGGCCAAGTGGGCAACGTCTTCAAGGCATCTGGCATCGCTCTGCCACACAACCTCGACGAACAACTCGCCTGA
- a CDS encoding ISAs1 family transposase produces the protein MPGTLLSLFSQIPDPRRGQGQMYPQAPILLFTVLAMLAGAVSYRQVHAFIRIHLVRLNGVFGVSVRKAPAYSTVRFILRGLDGAEVERVFRQHAAGLPTPPAQEPDDAMPDDVMPACVAIDGKTLRGSFDAFNDRKAAHLLSAFASDGQIILGHLAIDEKSNEIPAAQDLIATLGLTGRMFTLDAMHAQKNLRRSPGHG, from the coding sequence TTGCCCGGCACATTGCTGTCATTGTTTTCGCAGATCCCCGATCCACGCCGTGGCCAGGGGCAGATGTATCCCCAGGCGCCGATCCTGCTGTTCACGGTGCTGGCGATGCTGGCCGGGGCGGTTTCGTATCGTCAGGTCCACGCCTTCATCCGCATCCATCTTGTCCGCCTGAACGGCGTGTTCGGGGTCTCGGTGCGAAAGGCCCCAGCCTACTCGACGGTGCGGTTCATCCTTCGCGGTCTCGACGGGGCGGAGGTCGAAAGGGTGTTCCGCCAGCATGCGGCCGGCCTGCCGACGCCCCCGGCCCAAGAGCCGGACGACGCCATGCCGGACGACGTCATGCCGGCGTGCGTGGCCATTGACGGCAAGACGCTGCGCGGCAGCTTCGACGCCTTCAACGATCGCAAAGCGGCGCATCTGCTGAGTGCTTTCGCCAGCGATGGTCAGATCATCCTCGGCCATCTGGCGATCGATGAGAAGAGCAACGAAATCCCCGCCGCCCAGGACTTGATCGCCACGCTGGGCCTGACCGGGCGCATGTTCACTCTCGACGCCATGCATGCCCAAAAAAACCTTCGCCGTAGCCCTGGCCACGGGTAA
- a CDS encoding ISAs1 family transposase, with amino-acid sequence MPKKTFAVALATGNHLLVQLKENQPNLDDEIRAIVDSRTPSDTASSRDTVRSRQEDRTVDVFPVGKALVDSEWQPFVKTIIRVTRQTWLRSAATGMWQPRGEVSYYISSEQGLPAKTWAAIIRGHWGIENRNHYVRDVSCDEDRSRIRDNPGIMARARSFALNILRHNGTKNVAQALWNGALSLDLILAYKAL; translated from the coding sequence ATGCCCAAAAAAACCTTCGCCGTAGCCCTGGCCACGGGTAACCATCTGCTGGTTCAACTCAAGGAGAACCAGCCCAATCTGGATGACGAGATTCGCGCCATCGTCGACAGCCGCACTCCCAGCGACACGGCCTCCTCACGCGACACAGTGCGATCCCGGCAGGAGGATCGAACCGTGGACGTCTTTCCCGTCGGCAAGGCCCTCGTCGACAGCGAATGGCAGCCCTTCGTCAAGACCATCATCCGCGTCACCCGCCAAACTTGGCTCCGCAGTGCCGCCACGGGCATGTGGCAGCCGCGCGGCGAGGTCTCATACTATATCTCCTCCGAACAGGGTCTCCCCGCCAAGACTTGGGCCGCCATCATCCGAGGCCACTGGGGCATCGAGAACCGCAACCACTATGTCCGCGACGTGTCCTGCGACGAGGACCGCAGCCGTATCCGCGACAACCCCGGCATCATGGCCAGAGCCCGCAGCTTCGCCCTCAACATCCTGCGTCACAACGGCACGAAAAACGTCGCTCAAGCCCTCTGGAACGGCGCTCTCTCCCTCGATCTCATCCTCGCTTACAAGGCTCTGTAA
- a CDS encoding IS5 family transposase: MPYKHNADRRHHVGKMTFRVTNWRDYEAGLRRRGSLTLWVTPEALAGWRAPRRKTRGGQARYSDLAIETALTLGCVFAMRLRQTEGLLHSLLDLMGLKVPVPDHTTLSRRAQKWEPSARRNPPLPDGPLHVLVDSTGLKVYGAGQWLEQKHGARSRRNWRKLHLAVDAKSGAIIAQRLTDQDTDDPSQVAPLLDQIDGEIDQFTADGAYDGKPTYRSILQHSATANIVIPPRSTAVESGDAGPPGQRDKHIAAIASDGRLKWQAATGYGKRALSETAIGRYKGLIGRRLRARSLPAQQTEVAIGCIVLNGAVTLIKR; this comes from the coding sequence ATGCCGTACAAACACAACGCAGATCGTCGTCATCACGTCGGAAAGATGACATTCAGGGTGACGAATTGGCGTGACTACGAAGCAGGTCTGCGCCGGCGTGGTAGCCTGACCTTATGGGTAACGCCGGAGGCACTGGCGGGATGGCGCGCTCCGCGACGCAAGACCCGCGGCGGCCAAGCCCGGTATTCCGATCTCGCCATTGAGACAGCGCTGACGCTGGGTTGCGTCTTCGCAATGCGGCTGCGCCAGACCGAGGGATTGCTCCACTCGCTGCTGGATCTCATGGGGCTGAAAGTCCCAGTTCCAGATCATACGACGCTGAGCCGTCGGGCACAGAAGTGGGAGCCATCAGCCCGACGAAACCCGCCGCTGCCGGACGGCCCGCTGCATGTGCTTGTCGATAGCACGGGATTGAAAGTCTACGGCGCCGGGCAATGGCTGGAGCAGAAACATGGCGCCAGATCACGTCGCAACTGGCGCAAGCTGCATCTGGCAGTGGATGCCAAAAGTGGCGCGATCATTGCCCAAAGGCTGACAGATCAGGACACGGATGATCCTTCCCAGGTGGCACCGCTGCTCGATCAGATCGACGGCGAGATCGACCAGTTCACAGCCGACGGAGCCTATGACGGCAAGCCAACCTATCGGTCTATCCTGCAGCACAGCGCAACCGCGAACATCGTCATTCCACCGCGTTCCACGGCGGTGGAAAGCGGTGATGCCGGACCGCCTGGTCAAAGGGACAAGCACATTGCCGCAATCGCAAGCGACGGTCGGCTGAAATGGCAGGCAGCCACCGGCTACGGCAAGCGGGCGCTGAGCGAAACAGCCATCGGACGATACAAGGGGCTGATCGGACGGCGCCTGCGAGCACGCTCTCTTCCGGCTCAACAGACCGAGGTTGCCATCGGTTGCATCGTTCTCAACGGTGCTGTCACATTGATTAAGCGGTAA
- a CDS encoding helix-turn-helix domain-containing protein, with product MAGRQRVIDEDQKLELLQRMEAGETVSKLADEVGVSRQRLYEWRDHLRLRGNLKSRRRGRPARSTAGADGVAQPRSAVDVPAPQEKALNKARRRIRVSEQNSRGSNRRWMTLQWQVSRGDSRWSRIC from the coding sequence ATGGCCGGACGGCAAAGAGTTATTGATGAGGACCAAAAACTGGAGCTTCTCCAGCGCATGGAGGCGGGCGAAACCGTTAGCAAGTTGGCAGATGAGGTTGGCGTCAGTCGCCAACGTCTTTACGAGTGGCGCGATCACCTCAGGCTTCGTGGCAATTTGAAGTCACGTCGGCGCGGCCGGCCGGCCAGATCGACAGCAGGAGCTGACGGAGTCGCGCAGCCGCGGAGCGCAGTCGACGTGCCGGCACCTCAGGAAAAGGCACTGAACAAGGCCAGGCGCCGGATCAGGGTATCGGAGCAAAACAGCCGAGGCTCTAATCGCCGCTGGATGACACTTCAGTGGCAGGTCAGCAGGGGGGATTCGCGCTGGTCGCGGATTTGTTAG
- a CDS encoding DEAD/DEAH box helicase: MDVFSLNNSLLAQYTGFARSFTRIRSSEILEKVTDLYAGRRFWPEPIIQLNPHYEGGGSVQSLVGPKGLIDDCAQIFRDSRAAAGASDKTLKLRRHQEQAIGLALDGKSFVVTTGTGSGKSLCFFIPIVDAVVKAKRAGEDARTRAVIIYPMNALANSQLEELKKFLADQNHAVPVTFARYTGQQNSEEREQIKNNPPDILLTNFMMLELLMTRQSDLDRRVVENCSGLRFIVLDELHTYRGRHGADVAMLMRRLRARAGDPRHPPICIGTSATMASEGGEEDRNQVVADVASRLFGTNIGRDAIVTETLRRATDPDQSADRGLSRLSDAVVSAASGTPYYGKSNGEIARDDLAIWVETRLGPREVDQKPQRARSLSLKTAAVLLSSESGEAVETCELALKNALLAFSLPEKLRGHSGGSDEPLFAFKLHQFISGAGRLYTTLDPSGSRSVTFDGQIFDPENPTKRLYSAYFCRRCGQENHPVTLVDDNGAKSFEKREIDDVPLNDDEEAEGIVERWGFLMPEPVDGEFTFHGRDEDYPEAWLEETKSGELRLKATYRKTRAELVSVLPDGTCGNDGQRAWFMPGKFKFCPACGEHHSDSTRDINRLAALGAEGRSSATTIIIAAILRWMNDTENSIPATRRKLLAFTDNRQDAALQAGHFNDFLFVTLLRGAILAAVSQAGDEGLQEDEVGKAIQRMLGFVVSNVSRRTEWLVEPDLRGAKLLAVEKVIRESLTHRFWIEQRRGWRYTNPNLEQLGLIEARYISLDDLAHDDKEFETYPLLRAASALERQAALRVLLDVMRKGLAVECDALDRLKIESLASRMRSAIKAPWILDEERFLAAPVFMPKPPTRREMSPKDEELILRGSPTSTIGRQFRSMTFGGRRATGKQITEIVEGLLKAAGRYGLATQVVSPVGGDGWRLVPSSITFALSANQAPDRDNPFFRGLYAHIATLLADGGEAIFGFEGREHTAQVEGDLREIREARFRYGIDDRQLLIDQAERLKELREDSRFLPTLFCSPTMELGVDISAMNVVYMRNVPPTPANYAQRGGRAGRSGQAALIVTYCAAQSPHDQYFFERPSAMVDGVVLPPSIDLKNHELVESHLHAEWLAASGAALSASIADNLDMTVSGKPLLPHHWNRVSADEAKSAGAKRVAAVLSAVADDFGATPPEWFVGVDANTNRVVAAAPQRLADTFDRWRDLWAAAERQVEDAAHTLKDYSISPQERLAAETRQAAGNTQIKLLLRGAEGQGSDFYVYRYLATEGFLPGYNFPRLPIMAFVPGDQGGKGQRYIQRARFLAIAEFGPGSLVYHEGRAYRVDRALLKEVGGEQDGLLPTFSTAICPACGAAHDGEPPERCHVCNSALNKSNITKQLHRIENVGTRQVERITANDEERRRQGYELQTTFSFRDPSDVRSRVFEDSEGQIFSAEFTPAAQARRINRGLRRRKDISKIGFLIDPKSGYWASDNRAQDAEEGSPINSRQPITPVVEDRKNALLIRFPAAWLAAAGDEAEAIVATIQHAFARGIEAIYQVEEGEIQGQPTPSRKDRRALLFYEAAEGGAGVLSRLVEDGSAFRAVAKKALEIMHYAPGSLSAAAVSGPKALENVEDSHCVAGCYRCLLSYFNQPDHELIDRRREPVLQMLIRLSFAEMRHSAPTSQFQT, translated from the coding sequence GTGGACGTCTTTTCGCTAAATAATAGTCTATTGGCTCAATATACCGGATTTGCCAGATCCTTTACACGGATACGTTCGTCAGAAATTCTGGAGAAGGTAACCGATCTCTACGCCGGGCGTCGTTTCTGGCCTGAACCCATAATTCAGCTTAATCCGCACTATGAAGGTGGCGGCTCGGTCCAAAGCCTTGTTGGCCCAAAAGGGCTGATCGATGATTGCGCTCAGATATTCCGGGACTCACGCGCCGCTGCCGGCGCCTCCGACAAGACTCTGAAGTTACGTCGCCATCAGGAGCAGGCAATTGGCCTTGCACTGGACGGAAAGAGCTTCGTCGTAACGACCGGCACCGGGTCGGGTAAGTCCCTTTGTTTCTTTATTCCGATTGTTGATGCCGTTGTTAAGGCGAAGCGGGCTGGCGAGGATGCGCGGACCCGAGCGGTAATCATCTATCCGATGAATGCCTTGGCTAATAGCCAGCTTGAGGAATTGAAGAAATTTCTCGCAGATCAAAACCATGCAGTGCCCGTGACCTTCGCTCGATACACCGGTCAGCAGAATTCGGAGGAACGGGAGCAGATAAAGAACAATCCCCCGGACATTTTGCTCACCAATTTTATGATGCTCGAGCTTCTGATGACGCGGCAGTCAGATCTTGACCGACGTGTCGTGGAAAATTGTAGCGGCCTTCGATTTATTGTTCTTGATGAACTACATACGTATCGAGGGCGCCATGGGGCAGATGTTGCGATGCTGATGCGCCGTCTGCGGGCGCGTGCTGGCGATCCCCGGCATCCGCCGATTTGCATTGGCACCTCGGCAACAATGGCCAGCGAAGGCGGCGAAGAAGATCGCAATCAGGTTGTTGCTGATGTCGCGTCCCGCTTATTTGGGACGAACATCGGCCGAGACGCGATCGTTACAGAAACCTTGCGCCGCGCGACGGATCCAGATCAATCCGCTGACAGAGGGCTATCTCGACTGAGTGACGCTGTGGTCAGCGCGGCTTCAGGTACGCCCTATTACGGGAAATCAAATGGTGAGATCGCTCGTGATGATCTTGCCATCTGGGTAGAGACTAGGCTCGGCCCTCGAGAGGTAGACCAGAAGCCGCAGCGGGCGCGCTCCCTATCGCTGAAGACGGCGGCGGTCCTACTATCTAGTGAATCCGGCGAAGCCGTCGAGACATGCGAGCTGGCATTAAAAAACGCGCTACTGGCGTTTAGCTTGCCGGAGAAACTCCGAGGCCATAGCGGCGGCAGTGACGAGCCTCTTTTCGCGTTTAAGCTACATCAATTTATTTCAGGCGCAGGTCGTCTGTACACGACCCTCGATCCCTCGGGTTCGCGCTCGGTCACATTTGATGGACAAATCTTCGATCCGGAAAATCCGACAAAAAGACTATATAGCGCTTATTTCTGCCGGCGGTGTGGGCAGGAAAACCATCCCGTCACGCTGGTCGACGACAATGGCGCAAAATCATTTGAGAAGCGTGAGATCGATGATGTCCCCCTCAATGATGACGAAGAGGCTGAGGGCATCGTTGAACGCTGGGGCTTCCTTATGCCCGAGCCCGTGGATGGCGAGTTCACGTTCCATGGTCGGGATGAGGACTATCCCGAGGCTTGGCTTGAAGAAACAAAATCGGGCGAATTGCGGTTAAAAGCGACGTACCGCAAGACGAGGGCTGAGCTTGTATCGGTGCTTCCGGACGGCACCTGCGGCAATGACGGCCAACGAGCCTGGTTCATGCCGGGTAAGTTCAAATTCTGCCCGGCATGCGGGGAGCACCACAGCGATTCAACTCGTGACATTAACCGGCTCGCCGCCTTGGGCGCCGAGGGGCGCAGTTCGGCGACGACGATTATTATTGCGGCCATCCTGCGTTGGATGAACGATACGGAAAACTCCATCCCGGCGACGAGACGCAAGCTCTTGGCCTTCACTGACAACCGACAGGATGCCGCCCTGCAGGCCGGGCATTTCAACGACTTTCTATTCGTCACGCTGCTACGCGGCGCGATTCTGGCAGCCGTTTCCCAGGCCGGTGATGAAGGGTTGCAAGAGGATGAGGTCGGCAAGGCGATCCAGCGAATGCTGGGCTTTGTGGTATCCAATGTATCTCGGCGAACCGAATGGTTGGTAGAGCCGGATCTTAGGGGGGCCAAGCTGCTGGCCGTTGAAAAGGTGATCCGCGAATCGCTGACGCATCGATTCTGGATCGAGCAACGGCGGGGGTGGCGTTACACGAATCCCAATCTCGAGCAGCTTGGGTTGATCGAGGCGCGCTACATTTCCCTCGATGACCTCGCACACGACGACAAGGAATTTGAAACCTACCCTTTGTTGCGAGCGGCTTCAGCTCTCGAACGTCAGGCGGCGCTTCGGGTGTTGTTGGACGTGATGCGCAAGGGCTTAGCAGTCGAATGTGATGCCCTGGATCGACTGAAGATCGAAAGCCTCGCCAGTCGAATGCGGAGCGCAATCAAGGCCCCATGGATACTGGATGAGGAGCGCTTCTTGGCAGCCCCGGTATTCATGCCGAAGCCGCCAACCCGCCGTGAGATGTCGCCGAAAGACGAAGAGTTGATTCTTCGGGGCAGTCCGACCAGCACGATCGGCCGGCAATTTCGGTCGATGACCTTCGGTGGCAGACGGGCAACCGGTAAGCAGATCACGGAAATTGTCGAAGGCTTGTTGAAAGCAGCAGGTCGTTACGGGCTGGCGACACAGGTCGTCTCCCCTGTTGGCGGAGATGGTTGGCGTCTGGTGCCGTCATCGATCACTTTTGCGCTTTCAGCAAATCAAGCTCCGGATCGGGACAATCCTTTTTTCCGTGGTCTGTATGCACATATCGCGACGCTTCTGGCCGACGGCGGCGAGGCAATCTTCGGCTTCGAAGGCCGAGAGCATACGGCGCAGGTTGAGGGTGATCTACGAGAGATCCGCGAGGCTCGCTTTCGTTATGGCATAGACGACCGGCAACTTCTGATCGACCAGGCCGAACGATTGAAGGAGCTTCGAGAAGATAGCCGTTTCCTACCAACCTTGTTTTGCTCGCCAACCATGGAACTCGGCGTCGATATCTCCGCGATGAACGTCGTCTACATGCGAAATGTGCCCCCAACGCCAGCGAACTACGCTCAGCGCGGTGGGCGTGCGGGCCGCAGCGGTCAGGCAGCCTTAATTGTCACCTATTGCGCGGCACAAAGCCCGCATGACCAATACTTCTTCGAGCGTCCAAGCGCGATGGTCGATGGCGTGGTGCTCCCGCCATCTATTGATCTGAAAAATCACGAACTTGTCGAAAGCCATCTTCACGCAGAGTGGCTGGCTGCCAGTGGAGCGGCATTGTCGGCGTCGATCGCCGATAACCTCGACATGACAGTTTCCGGCAAGCCTCTCTTGCCGCATCACTGGAACCGGGTGTCTGCTGACGAGGCAAAGAGTGCCGGTGCAAAGCGCGTTGCGGCCGTTCTGTCAGCTGTCGCTGATGACTTTGGCGCCACGCCACCGGAGTGGTTTGTTGGTGTTGATGCCAATACAAACCGGGTCGTTGCTGCCGCGCCTCAACGCCTTGCCGATACCTTTGACCGGTGGAGGGATTTGTGGGCTGCGGCCGAACGGCAGGTAGAAGACGCGGCACATACTCTAAAAGATTATTCGATCTCACCGCAGGAACGCCTTGCCGCAGAAACACGGCAAGCGGCTGGAAACACCCAGATAAAGCTTTTGCTACGGGGGGCCGAGGGCCAAGGCTCCGATTTCTACGTGTACCGGTATCTGGCAACGGAAGGGTTCCTGCCTGGCTATAACTTCCCACGTCTCCCTATTATGGCGTTCGTGCCAGGTGATCAGGGCGGAAAAGGACAGCGGTATATTCAGCGTGCACGCTTTCTGGCGATCGCCGAGTTCGGGCCAGGCAGCCTTGTCTATCACGAGGGGCGTGCCTATCGGGTCGATCGCGCCCTGTTAAAGGAGGTTGGTGGCGAGCAAGATGGATTGCTCCCGACATTCAGCACGGCAATTTGCCCAGCCTGCGGTGCCGCCCATGACGGAGAGCCGCCAGAACGCTGCCACGTATGTAACAGCGCTCTGAACAAATCGAACATAACGAAGCAGCTTCATCGGATCGAGAATGTTGGTACGCGCCAAGTGGAGCGGATAACCGCCAACGACGAAGAGCGTCGTCGCCAAGGCTATGAACTCCAGACGACCTTCTCGTTTCGAGACCCGAGCGACGTCAGATCCCGAGTGTTTGAAGATTCAGAGGGGCAAATATTCTCCGCGGAATTTACGCCTGCCGCACAGGCGCGTCGTATCAACCGGGGACTCCGCCGCCGCAAGGACATCAGTAAGATCGGGTTTTTGATCGATCCGAAAAGCGGCTATTGGGCAAGTGACAACCGAGCGCAGGACGCGGAAGAAGGATCACCGATCAATAGTCGGCAACCCATCACCCCGGTTGTAGAGGACCGGAAAAACGCGCTGCTCATCCGGTTTCCTGCTGCTTGGTTGGCTGCTGCTGGAGACGAGGCGGAGGCAATAGTTGCTACGATCCAGCATGCTTTTGCGCGTGGCATCGAGGCCATTTACCAAGTGGAAGAAGGCGAAATCCAGGGACAGCCGACGCCCTCAAGAAAGGATCGCCGAGCACTGTTGTTTTACGAGGCCGCGGAGGGTGGCGCCGGGGTCTTGTCCAGGTTGGTCGAGGATGGCAGTGCCTTTCGCGCCGTTGCGAAGAAGGCGCTGGAGATAATGCACTATGCTCCGGGAAGCCTCTCAGCGGCTGCGGTTAGTGGACCGAAGGCACTGGAAAATGTTGAGGACTCTCACTGCGTAGCGGGCTGCTATCGCTGCCTGTTGTCCTATTTCAATCAGCCCGATCACGAATTGATCGATCGTCGGCGTGAACCTGTGCTGCAGATGCTCATCCGACTTTCTTTCGCAGAAATGCGCCATTCCGCCCCCACATCACAGTTTCAAACGTAA